One genomic segment of Stenotrophomonas sp. 704A1 includes these proteins:
- a CDS encoding pirin family protein has translation MTTIIAPRVHDIGGLEVRRAVPTLQARSIGSFVFVDQMGPALMHPGTAIDVRPHPHIGLATVTYLWSGAIGHRDTLGSDQVIRPGDVNWMTAGRGIAHSERTPQPDRDHDNPIHGMQTWVALPKSHEEIEPAFYHHAAATLPEQRRNGAWLRVIAGRAYGEESPVKVFADTLNVAIDLDPEAEIDIDNGHRERALYILEGQAQLDGVDVPAQHLIIPEAGAVGRLRAKTPVKAMLFGGEPLDGPRHLWWNFVSSSKERIEQAKHDWEAGRFGTIPGDDKEFIPLPQY, from the coding sequence ATGACCACCATCATCGCCCCGCGCGTGCACGACATCGGCGGCCTGGAAGTCCGTCGCGCCGTCCCGACCCTGCAGGCCCGCAGCATCGGCTCGTTCGTGTTCGTCGACCAGATGGGCCCGGCACTCATGCACCCCGGGACGGCCATCGACGTGCGCCCGCATCCGCATATCGGCCTGGCCACCGTGACCTACCTGTGGTCGGGCGCGATCGGCCACCGCGATACGCTCGGTTCGGACCAGGTCATCCGTCCCGGTGACGTCAACTGGATGACCGCCGGCCGCGGCATCGCCCATTCCGAGCGCACACCGCAACCGGACCGCGACCATGACAACCCGATCCACGGCATGCAGACCTGGGTGGCGCTGCCGAAATCGCACGAGGAAATCGAGCCGGCGTTCTACCACCACGCCGCTGCCACCCTGCCCGAGCAGCGCCGCAACGGCGCCTGGCTGCGGGTGATCGCGGGGCGCGCGTACGGCGAGGAATCGCCGGTGAAGGTGTTCGCCGATACCCTCAACGTGGCGATCGACCTCGATCCGGAGGCGGAGATCGACATCGACAACGGCCACCGTGAGCGCGCGCTCTACATCCTCGAAGGCCAGGCGCAACTGGATGGCGTGGATGTACCCGCGCAGCATCTGATCATCCCCGAAGCCGGTGCGGTGGGCCGCCTGCGCGCGAAGACGCCGGTGAAGGCCATGCTGTTCGGTGGCGAACCGCTGGATGGACCGCGCCACCTGTGGTGGAACTTCGTCTCCAGCTCCAAGGAGCGCATCGAGCAGGCCAAGCACGATTGGGAGGCCGGCCGCTTCGGCACCATTCCCGGCGACGACAAGGAATTCATTCCGCTGCCGCAGTACTGA
- the lepA gene encoding translation elongation factor 4, whose amino-acid sequence MRNIRNFSIIAHVDHGKSTLADRIIQLCGGLQAREMEAQVLDSNPIERERGITIKAQSVSLPYLAKDGQTYHLNFIDTPGHVDFSYEVSRSLAACEGALLVVDAAQGVEAQSVANCYTAVEQGLEVVPVINKIDLPTADIERAKAEIEAVIGIDASDAVPVSAKTGLNVQDVLEAIVHRIPPPQPRDTDKLQALIIDSWFDNYLGVVSLVRVMQGQIKAGDKLQVMSTGRTHQVDNVGVFTPKRKVMPALKAGEVGWVTASIKDVHGAPVGDTLTLAADPAPKPLPGFQEMQPRVFAGLFPVDAEDYPDLREALDKLRLNDAALRFEPESSEAMGFGFRCGFLGMLHMEIVQERLEREYNLDLISTAPTVVYEVLKTDGTIISMDNPAKLPPVNHVEEIREPIIRANVLTPEEYIGNIIKLCEEKRGSQIGINYLGSQVQISYELPMAEVVLDFFDKLKSVSRGYASLDYHFVRFDAGPFVRVDVLINGDKVDALSLIVHRSHADRRGRELCEKMKDLIPRQQFDVAIQAAVGSQIIARTTVKAMRKNVLAKCYGGDVSRKKKLLEKQKEGKKRMKQVGRVEIPQEAFLAVLQMDNK is encoded by the coding sequence ATGCGGAACATCCGCAACTTCTCCATCATCGCCCACGTCGACCACGGCAAGTCCACGCTGGCCGATCGCATCATCCAGCTCTGTGGCGGCCTGCAGGCCCGCGAGATGGAGGCGCAGGTGCTCGACTCCAATCCGATCGAGCGCGAGCGTGGCATCACCATCAAGGCCCAATCGGTATCGCTGCCGTACCTGGCCAAGGATGGGCAGACCTACCACCTGAATTTCATCGACACCCCCGGGCACGTCGACTTCTCCTATGAAGTCAGCCGCTCGCTGGCCGCCTGCGAAGGCGCGCTGCTGGTGGTCGATGCGGCTCAGGGCGTGGAAGCGCAGTCGGTGGCCAACTGCTACACCGCCGTGGAGCAGGGCCTGGAAGTGGTGCCGGTGATCAACAAGATCGACCTGCCCACCGCCGACATCGAGCGTGCCAAGGCCGAGATCGAGGCCGTGATCGGCATCGATGCCAGCGACGCAGTGCCGGTCAGCGCCAAGACCGGCCTGAACGTGCAGGACGTGCTGGAAGCCATCGTGCACCGCATCCCGCCGCCGCAGCCGCGCGACACCGACAAGCTGCAGGCGCTGATCATCGACTCCTGGTTCGACAACTACCTGGGCGTGGTCTCGCTGGTGCGCGTCATGCAGGGCCAGATCAAGGCCGGCGACAAGCTGCAGGTGATGTCCACCGGCCGTACCCACCAGGTCGACAACGTCGGCGTGTTCACGCCCAAGCGCAAGGTGATGCCGGCGCTGAAGGCCGGTGAAGTGGGCTGGGTCACCGCCAGCATCAAGGACGTGCACGGTGCGCCGGTCGGCGACACCCTCACCCTGGCCGCCGACCCGGCGCCGAAGCCGCTGCCGGGCTTCCAGGAAATGCAGCCGCGCGTGTTCGCCGGCCTGTTCCCGGTCGATGCCGAAGACTACCCGGACCTGCGCGAAGCGCTGGACAAGCTGCGCCTGAACGATGCCGCGCTGCGTTTCGAGCCGGAAAGCTCCGAAGCGATGGGCTTCGGTTTCCGCTGCGGCTTCCTCGGCATGCTGCACATGGAAATCGTGCAGGAGCGGCTGGAACGCGAGTACAACCTGGATCTGATCAGCACCGCACCGACGGTGGTGTACGAAGTGCTGAAGACCGACGGCACCATCATCAGCATGGACAACCCGGCCAAGCTGCCGCCGGTGAACCATGTCGAGGAGATCCGCGAGCCGATCATCCGCGCCAACGTGCTCACCCCCGAGGAGTACATCGGCAACATCATCAAGCTGTGCGAGGAAAAGCGCGGCAGCCAGATCGGCATCAACTACCTGGGCAGCCAGGTGCAGATCAGCTACGAGCTGCCGATGGCCGAAGTGGTGCTGGACTTCTTCGACAAGCTGAAGTCGGTCAGCCGCGGCTACGCGTCGCTGGACTACCACTTCGTGCGCTTCGATGCCGGCCCGTTCGTGCGCGTGGACGTGCTGATCAACGGTGACAAGGTCGATGCGCTGTCGCTGATCGTGCACCGCAGCCACGCCGACCGCCGCGGCCGCGAGCTGTGCGAGAAGATGAAGGACCTGATTCCGCGCCAGCAGTTCGACGTGGCCATCCAGGCCGCCGTCGGCTCGCAGATCATCGCCCGCACCACGGTCAAGGCCATGCGCAAGAACGTCCTGGCCAAGTGCTATGGTGGCGACGTTTCGCGCAAGAAGAAGCTTCTGGAAAAGCAGAAGGAAGGCAAGAAGCGCATGAAGCAGGTCGGCCGCGTGGAAATTCCGCAGGAAGCCTTCCTGGCCGTGCTGCAGATGGACAACAAGTAA
- a CDS encoding RseA family anti-sigma factor yields MTRHPFNESHDHQSPAGQRLEQRHREQLSALVDGELGADEARFLLRRMEHDPELGGCQERWQLLGDVMRGQASLLAPAGFSAAVAAAISAEPAPQTDARRQVRRSGWRAWGGGALAASVAAVALFMGREKLQEAPPVDVAAPQVIASQAELPAAPAPVTEASAAPAAIGLASAPAVAVAAASRRQDARRASATRSQQAARVAQRDVQPQRAVASQALTPTVPASAARSLPFGEVGSLQARPWPRSSLAPAAGGALNASFPAAAGGAAFYPFEPRLQDDLPASQRPRD; encoded by the coding sequence ATGACCCGTCATCCTTTCAACGAATCACACGATCATCAGTCGCCTGCCGGGCAGCGCCTGGAGCAGCGCCATCGCGAACAGCTGTCGGCCCTGGTCGACGGCGAACTCGGTGCCGATGAGGCGCGCTTCCTGCTGCGCCGCATGGAGCACGACCCGGAGCTGGGCGGCTGCCAGGAGCGCTGGCAGCTGCTGGGCGACGTGATGCGCGGCCAGGCCTCGCTGCTGGCACCGGCTGGGTTCAGCGCCGCGGTTGCCGCTGCGATCAGCGCCGAACCGGCACCGCAGACCGACGCGAGGCGCCAGGTCCGTCGCAGTGGCTGGCGTGCCTGGGGCGGTGGTGCCCTGGCGGCCTCGGTGGCGGCGGTCGCCCTGTTCATGGGCCGCGAGAAGCTGCAGGAGGCGCCGCCGGTCGATGTCGCCGCACCGCAGGTGATTGCCAGCCAGGCCGAGCTGCCGGCAGCGCCGGCGCCGGTCACCGAAGCGTCGGCCGCTCCTGCGGCGATCGGGCTGGCCAGCGCTCCGGCGGTGGCTGTGGCCGCGGCCAGCCGCCGCCAGGATGCCCGCCGCGCCAGTGCCACCCGCAGCCAACAGGCGGCACGCGTGGCCCAGCGTGACGTACAACCGCAGCGGGCGGTGGCCAGCCAGGCGCTGACCCCGACCGTGCCGGCCAGCGCTGCGCGCAGCCTGCCGTTCGGCGAGGTGGGCAGCCTGCAGGCCCGCCCGTGGCCGCGTTCCAGCCTGGCGCCGGCCGCCGGCGGTGCGCTCAACGCCAGCTTCCCGGCCGCTGCCGGCGGCGCCGCGTTCTATCCCTTCGAGCCGCGCCTGCAGGACGACCTGCCGGCGTCGCAGCGTCCGCGCGACTGA
- the era gene encoding GTPase Era, whose amino-acid sequence MSEQTPHHCGSVAVIGRPNVGKSTLTNALVGAKVSIVSNRPQTTRHRLLGIATYPEGQLVLVDTPGLHKVQKRAMNRVMNRAARGSLEGVDAGLLVIEAGRWDEEDSLAFNVLRDAGIPVVLVVNKIDRLKDKGALLPFLQEVTAGRDFASVHPISAQKRNGLDALVRDVLALLPEAPPMFGEDEITDRSQRFLAGELVREQLMRQLGEELPYATTVEIERFTEDGNLLRIGAVIWVEREGQKAIVIGKGGTRLKEIGAKSRLQMERLFGAKVFLETWVRVREGWSDDEAALKAFGYE is encoded by the coding sequence GTGAGCGAACAAACTCCCCATCATTGCGGCAGTGTGGCCGTCATCGGCCGCCCCAACGTGGGCAAGTCGACCCTGACCAATGCCCTGGTCGGGGCCAAGGTCAGCATCGTGTCCAACCGGCCGCAGACCACCCGTCACCGCCTGCTGGGCATCGCCACCTATCCGGAAGGCCAGCTGGTACTGGTCGACACCCCCGGCCTGCACAAGGTGCAGAAGCGGGCGATGAACCGGGTGATGAACCGCGCCGCGCGCGGCTCGCTGGAAGGCGTCGATGCCGGCCTGCTGGTGATCGAGGCGGGCCGCTGGGATGAGGAAGACAGCCTGGCCTTCAACGTGCTGCGTGATGCCGGCATTCCGGTGGTGCTGGTGGTCAACAAGATCGACCGCCTGAAGGACAAGGGCGCGCTGCTGCCGTTCCTGCAGGAGGTGACCGCCGGCCGCGACTTTGCGTCGGTGCATCCGATTTCCGCGCAGAAGCGCAACGGCCTGGACGCCCTGGTCCGGGATGTGCTGGCGCTGCTGCCGGAAGCGCCGCCGATGTTCGGCGAGGACGAGATCACCGATCGCAGCCAGCGCTTCCTGGCCGGCGAACTGGTGCGCGAGCAGCTGATGCGCCAGCTGGGCGAGGAACTGCCGTACGCCACCACGGTGGAGATCGAGCGCTTCACCGAAGACGGCAACCTGCTGCGCATCGGTGCGGTGATCTGGGTCGAGCGCGAAGGCCAGAAGGCGATCGTGATCGGCAAGGGCGGCACCCGCCTGAAGGAGATCGGGGCCAAGTCGCGCCTGCAGATGGAGCGTCTGTTCGGGGCCAAGGTGTTCCTGGAGACCTGGGTGCGCGTGCGTGAAGGCTGGTCCGACGACGAGGCCGCACTGAAGGCCTTCGGTTACGAGTAA
- a CDS encoding 3-hydroxyacyl-CoA dehydrogenase NAD-binding domain-containing protein, which translates to MLSSFDGLRFSHWHPEIRDDGVVVLSLDRQDSSVNAMSQDVLLELGDLLERIALDPPRGVVIQSLKKAGFIAGADLKEFQEFDRRGTVNDAIRRGQSTYQKLAELPCPTVAAIHGHCLGGGTELALACRYRVASNDSSTRIGLPETQLGIFPGWGGSARLPQLVGAPAAMDMMLTGRTLSASAARGIGLVDKVVAPAVVLDTAVALALSGTTRPFKQRALAWATNTWPARQLLAPQMVKQVARKAKKDQYPAPYALISTWQRSGGKPVQARLDAERRAVVKLASTPTARNLIRIFFLTERLKGLGGGDSGIRHVHVVGAGVMGGDIAAWAAYKGFEVTLQDREQRFIDPAMERAQALFAKKVRDESKRPAVAARLRADLEGRGVAEADLVIEAIIENPDAKRALYQTLEPAMKQDALLTTNTSSIPLLELRDHIQRPAQFAGLHYFNPVAQMPLVEIIHHDGMAAETERRLAAFCKALGKFPVPVAGSPGFLVNRVLFPYMLEAATAYAEGIPGPVIDKAAVKFGMPMGPIELIDTVGLDVAAGVGRELAPFLGLQIPAALQTVDPAKRGKKDGQGIYAWENGKPKKPDVPGNYQAPADLEDRLILPLLNEAVACLHDGVVADADLLDAGVIFGTGFAPFRGGPIQHIRAVGADVIVERLKALQQRHGDRFAPRPGWDNPALREPVV; encoded by the coding sequence ATGCTCTCAAGCTTCGATGGTCTCCGCTTCAGCCACTGGCACCCCGAGATCCGCGACGATGGCGTGGTGGTCCTGTCCCTGGATCGTCAGGACAGCAGTGTCAACGCGATGTCGCAGGACGTGCTGCTGGAACTGGGCGACCTGCTTGAGCGCATCGCCCTGGACCCGCCCAGGGGCGTGGTGATCCAGTCGCTGAAGAAGGCCGGCTTCATCGCCGGCGCCGACCTGAAGGAATTCCAGGAATTCGACCGCCGCGGCACCGTCAACGATGCCATCCGCCGCGGCCAGTCCACCTACCAGAAGCTGGCCGAGCTGCCCTGCCCGACCGTGGCCGCGATCCACGGCCACTGCCTGGGCGGCGGCACCGAGCTGGCGCTGGCCTGCCGCTACCGGGTGGCATCGAATGACAGTTCGACCCGGATCGGCCTGCCGGAAACGCAGCTGGGCATCTTCCCGGGCTGGGGCGGCAGCGCGCGCCTGCCGCAGCTGGTCGGCGCCCCGGCGGCAATGGACATGATGCTGACCGGTCGTACCCTGTCGGCCTCGGCCGCGCGCGGCATCGGCCTGGTCGACAAGGTGGTGGCCCCGGCGGTGGTGCTTGATACCGCGGTGGCACTGGCGCTGTCCGGCACGACCCGGCCGTTCAAGCAGCGTGCGCTGGCGTGGGCGACCAACACCTGGCCGGCACGCCAGCTGCTGGCGCCGCAGATGGTCAAGCAGGTGGCGCGCAAGGCGAAGAAGGACCAGTATCCGGCCCCCTATGCGCTGATCAGCACCTGGCAGCGCAGTGGTGGCAAGCCGGTGCAGGCGCGCCTGGATGCCGAGCGCCGTGCGGTGGTGAAACTGGCCAGCACGCCGACTGCACGCAACCTGATCCGCATCTTCTTCCTCACCGAACGCCTGAAGGGCCTGGGTGGCGGTGATTCGGGCATCCGCCACGTGCATGTGGTCGGTGCTGGCGTGATGGGCGGTGACATCGCCGCATGGGCCGCCTACAAGGGCTTCGAAGTGACCCTGCAGGACCGTGAGCAGCGCTTCATCGACCCGGCCATGGAACGCGCGCAGGCGCTGTTCGCCAAGAAGGTACGCGATGAGAGCAAGCGCCCGGCAGTGGCCGCGCGCCTGCGTGCCGACCTGGAGGGCCGCGGCGTGGCCGAGGCCGATCTGGTGATCGAAGCGATCATCGAGAACCCGGACGCCAAGCGTGCGCTGTACCAGACGCTGGAGCCGGCGATGAAGCAGGACGCGCTGCTGACCACCAACACCTCGTCGATTCCGCTGCTGGAACTGCGCGACCACATCCAGCGCCCGGCGCAGTTTGCCGGCCTGCATTACTTCAACCCGGTGGCGCAGATGCCGCTGGTGGAGATCATCCACCACGACGGCATGGCGGCGGAAACCGAGCGCCGCCTGGCCGCGTTCTGCAAGGCGCTGGGCAAGTTCCCGGTGCCGGTGGCCGGCAGTCCGGGCTTCCTGGTCAACCGCGTGCTGTTCCCGTACATGCTGGAAGCCGCCACCGCGTATGCCGAGGGCATCCCGGGGCCGGTGATCGACAAGGCGGCGGTGAAGTTCGGCATGCCGATGGGCCCTATCGAGCTGATCGATACCGTCGGCCTGGACGTGGCGGCGGGTGTCGGCAGGGAACTGGCGCCGTTCCTCGGCCTGCAGATTCCCGCGGCGCTGCAGACGGTGGACCCGGCCAAGCGCGGCAAGAAGGACGGCCAGGGCATCTATGCCTGGGAGAACGGCAAGCCGAAGAAGCCGGATGTGCCGGGCAACTACCAGGCGCCGGCCGATCTGGAAGACCGCCTGATCCTGCCGCTGCTGAACGAAGCGGTGGCCTGCCTGCACGACGGCGTGGTGGCCGATGCGGACCTGCTGGATGCGGGGGTGATCTTCGGCACCGGATTCGCGCCGTTCCGCGGTGGTCCGATCCAGCACATCCGAGCGGTGGGTGCCGACGTGATCGTGGAGCGTCTGAAGGCGTTGCAGCAGCGCCATGGTGATCGCTTTGCGCCGCGTCCGGGTTGGGACAACCCGGCCCTGCGCGAACCGGTGGTGTAA
- a CDS encoding DegQ family serine endoprotease has product MTPRLRTHAIGLFALTLPLVACAQAPAPAAQPQAAAAAAPRAPAQPLVSGLPDFTHLVEQVGPGVVNVDTTIVRSNRQARGGMGPDDEMPEFFRRFFGPDFPMPGQGPGGQDGGPSIKGRGMGSGFIISPDGYVLTNYHVVADASEVKVKLGDRREFTAKVVGSDQQYDVALLKIEGKNLPTVRVGDSNSLKPGQWVVAIGSPFGLDHSVTAGVVSALGRNTGGPDQRYVPFIQTDVAINQGNSGGPLLNTRGEVVGINSQIFSASGGYMGISFAIPIDLAMSAVEQIKKTGKVTRGQLGAVVQEIDGLKAQAMGLPDSRGALVNQIVPDSAAAKAGVKIGDVIRTVNGAPVNSWSDLPPLIGAMSPGSRVTLGVIRDGKPRELSATLTALAEDAQGSARGPSAGNDAAAPQTGANALLGLDVADLTAPQRKQLGLESGEGVRITAVKGEGARDAGLSGGMVILQVASTPVGSVEALNRALSSYRKGDVVMLLVRTGSGNSAFVAVKAGP; this is encoded by the coding sequence ATGACTCCCCGACTCCGCACGCACGCCATTGGCCTGTTCGCATTGACCCTGCCGCTGGTGGCCTGCGCCCAGGCGCCGGCGCCCGCTGCACAACCGCAGGCCGCCGCCGCCGCCGCACCGCGTGCGCCCGCGCAGCCGCTGGTCAGCGGCCTGCCTGACTTCACCCATCTGGTCGAGCAGGTCGGCCCCGGCGTGGTCAACGTCGATACCACCATTGTGCGCAGCAACCGCCAGGCGCGCGGTGGCATGGGCCCCGACGACGAGATGCCGGAATTCTTCCGCCGCTTCTTCGGGCCTGACTTCCCGATGCCCGGGCAGGGCCCGGGGGGCCAGGACGGCGGCCCCAGCATCAAGGGCCGCGGCATGGGCTCGGGCTTCATCATTTCGCCCGATGGCTATGTGCTGACCAACTACCACGTGGTCGCCGATGCCAGCGAGGTGAAGGTCAAGCTGGGTGACCGTCGCGAGTTCACCGCCAAGGTGGTCGGCAGCGACCAGCAGTACGACGTGGCCCTGCTGAAGATCGAGGGCAAGAACCTGCCGACCGTGCGGGTGGGCGATTCCAACAGCCTCAAGCCGGGGCAGTGGGTTGTCGCAATCGGCTCGCCGTTCGGCCTCGACCACTCGGTGACCGCCGGTGTGGTCAGTGCCCTGGGCCGCAATACCGGCGGCCCGGACCAGCGCTATGTGCCGTTCATCCAGACCGACGTGGCGATCAACCAGGGCAATTCCGGTGGTCCCCTGCTCAACACCCGCGGCGAAGTGGTCGGCATCAACTCGCAGATCTTCTCGGCGTCCGGTGGCTACATGGGCATCAGCTTCGCGATCCCGATCGACCTGGCGATGAGCGCCGTCGAGCAGATCAAGAAGACCGGCAAGGTGACCCGCGGCCAGCTCGGTGCGGTGGTGCAGGAAATCGACGGCCTGAAGGCCCAGGCGATGGGCCTGCCGGACAGCCGTGGCGCGCTGGTCAACCAGATCGTGCCGGACAGCGCTGCAGCCAAGGCCGGGGTGAAGATCGGAGACGTGATCCGGACCGTCAACGGCGCGCCGGTCAACAGCTGGTCCGACCTGCCGCCGCTGATCGGGGCGATGTCGCCGGGCAGCCGGGTCACCCTCGGGGTGATCCGCGACGGCAAGCCGCGTGAGCTGAGTGCGACCCTCACCGCGCTGGCCGAGGACGCACAGGGCAGCGCCCGCGGGCCGTCCGCCGGCAACGACGCGGCCGCGCCGCAGACCGGCGCCAACGCCCTGCTGGGCCTGGACGTGGCCGATCTGACCGCACCGCAGCGCAAGCAGCTGGGCCTGGAGTCCGGTGAAGGCGTGCGCATCACCGCCGTGAAGGGGGAGGGCGCACGCGATGCGGGCCTGTCCGGCGGCATGGTGATCCTGCAGGTGGCCAGCACTCCGGTTGGCAGCGTGGAGGCGTTGAACCGCGCCCTGTCCAGCTACCGCAAGGGCGATGTGGTCATGCTGCTGGTCCGCACCGGCAGCGGCAACAGCGCCTTCGTGGCGGTCAAGGCAGGCCCGTAA
- the rpoE gene encoding RNA polymerase sigma factor RpoE: MADVDTPQELDLELVRRVQHGESAAFDVLVRKYQHRVVALVGRYIADWSECQDVAQDTFIRAYRAIGSFRGDAQFSTWLHRIAVNTAKNYLASHNRRPPTDDIDIGDAEQFDSGTRLRDTDTPERELMRQELEQTVMKAVNALPEELRSAITLREVEGLSYEEIAQKMGCPIGTVRSRIFRAREAIDIELRPLLDIGSATREKSRV, from the coding sequence ATGGCCGATGTTGATACACCTCAGGAGCTGGATCTGGAACTGGTCCGGCGCGTGCAGCACGGCGAGAGCGCCGCGTTCGATGTCCTGGTGCGCAAGTACCAGCATCGGGTCGTGGCCCTGGTCGGTCGCTACATCGCCGACTGGAGTGAATGTCAGGACGTGGCCCAGGACACTTTCATCCGCGCCTATCGTGCGATCGGAAGCTTCCGCGGCGACGCCCAGTTCTCAACCTGGTTGCATCGGATCGCCGTGAACACCGCCAAAAACTACCTGGCTTCACACAATCGCCGCCCGCCCACCGATGACATCGACATCGGCGATGCCGAGCAGTTCGACAGCGGTACCCGGTTGCGCGATACCGATACGCCCGAGCGCGAGCTGATGCGCCAGGAACTGGAACAGACGGTGATGAAAGCCGTCAACGCGCTGCCGGAGGAACTCCGGTCGGCGATCACCCTGCGCGAAGTGGAAGGCCTGAGCTACGAGGAAATCGCGCAGAAGATGGGGTGTCCGATCGGCACCGTGCGTTCCCGGATCTTCCGGGCGCGCGAGGCGATCGACATCGAACTCCGGCCGCTGCTGGACATCGGCAGCGCCACCCGTGAGAAGAGCCGCGTATGA
- the lepB gene encoding signal peptidase I encodes MKLFEILLVVLTLASGLILLADKLYLAKRRAQRAGLLDTEPVLVDYSRAFFPVLAIVLIVRSFIAEPYKIPSSSMMPNLLIGDFILVNKFSYGLRLPITNTRFVPVGDPARGDVVVFHFPGHGDNDPAKGENFIKRVIGVPGDTVVFEGDGLILNGEPLKYDNKGIYAGHKGQGEGANLLVEHLPGRTHTVLETDYPRGQGQWTVPAGKYLVMGDNRDNSDDGRFWGLLPEENLRGKAFLIWLNCQGWFCKDGFEPSRIGSSIN; translated from the coding sequence ATGAAACTGTTTGAGATCCTCCTGGTCGTGCTGACCCTGGCCTCGGGCCTGATCCTGCTGGCTGACAAGCTGTACCTGGCCAAGCGCCGTGCCCAGCGCGCCGGCCTGCTGGATACCGAGCCGGTGCTGGTGGATTACTCGCGCGCGTTCTTCCCGGTGCTGGCGATCGTGCTGATCGTGCGCAGCTTCATCGCCGAGCCGTACAAGATCCCGTCCAGCTCGATGATGCCGAACCTGCTGATCGGCGATTTCATCCTGGTCAACAAGTTCTCCTACGGCCTGCGCCTGCCGATCACCAACACCCGCTTCGTGCCGGTCGGCGATCCGGCGCGTGGCGACGTGGTGGTGTTCCACTTCCCGGGCCACGGCGACAACGACCCGGCCAAGGGCGAGAACTTCATCAAGCGCGTGATCGGCGTGCCGGGCGACACCGTCGTCTTCGAAGGCGACGGCCTGATCCTCAACGGTGAGCCGCTGAAGTACGACAACAAGGGCATCTATGCCGGCCATAAGGGCCAGGGCGAGGGCGCCAACCTGCTGGTCGAGCACCTGCCGGGCCGCACCCACACCGTGCTGGAGACCGACTACCCGCGTGGCCAGGGCCAGTGGACCGTGCCGGCCGGCAAGTACCTGGTGATGGGCGACAACCGCGACAACAGCGACGACGGCCGTTTCTGGGGCCTGCTGCCGGAAGAGAACCTGCGCGGCAAGGCCTTCCTGATCTGGCTGAACTGCCAGGGCTGGTTCTGCAAGGACGGTTTCGAGCCGTCGCGGATCGGCTCGAGCATCAACTGA
- the rnc gene encoding ribonuclease III: MPNKSFQRGDLIGHVFGDPGLLKQALTHRSAGAPHNERLEFLGDSIVNMMVAEALYQRWPKADEGALTRARAELVREGALAVIARTLQLGERLTLGPGEMKSGGHRRDSILADAVEAVVAAIYLDAGFEACRAVVLPWFTASMEALPATGRPDKDPKTRLQEWLQGRQKALPQYELVSESGDDHAKHFRVRCNVADPAVSTEGEGPSRRIAEQQAAAAVLEQLDSK, from the coding sequence GTGCCGAATAAATCCTTCCAACGTGGTGACCTGATCGGTCACGTCTTCGGTGACCCGGGCCTGCTCAAGCAGGCGCTGACCCACCGCAGTGCCGGCGCGCCCCACAACGAGCGGCTGGAATTCCTCGGCGACAGCATCGTCAACATGATGGTCGCCGAGGCGCTGTACCAGCGCTGGCCCAAGGCCGACGAAGGGGCGCTGACCCGTGCCCGCGCCGAACTGGTGCGCGAGGGCGCGCTGGCGGTGATTGCCCGGACCCTGCAGCTGGGCGAGCGGCTGACCCTGGGGCCAGGTGAAATGAAGTCGGGCGGGCATCGCCGCGACTCGATCCTGGCCGACGCGGTCGAGGCGGTGGTCGCCGCGATCTACCTTGACGCCGGATTCGAGGCCTGCCGGGCGGTCGTCCTGCCCTGGTTCACCGCCTCGATGGAGGCGCTGCCGGCTACCGGCAGGCCGGACAAGGACCCCAAGACCCGCCTGCAGGAATGGCTGCAGGGCCGACAGAAGGCGTTGCCGCAGTACGAACTGGTGTCAGAATCCGGTGACGACCACGCCAAACACTTCCGGGTACGCTGCAACGTAGCGGACCCGGCCGTCAGCACCGAGGGCGAAGGCCCTTCGCGGCGGATTGCCGAACAACAGGCGGCTGCGGCCGTCCTTGAACAACTGGATTCCAAGTGA
- a CDS encoding DUF4845 domain-containing protein, translating into MKTMNTQRGMTLTSFLTVLIVVGFFLYIGMKLFPMYQEYYAVRSAMKSLAKEPGIGSMAPANIQDLFFKRLYINYSENVKPSNVKFDRRDDGWTLNVSYEVRRPLVGNLDVVGKFDSSQDLTRSGAE; encoded by the coding sequence ATGAAGACGATGAACACGCAGCGCGGCATGACCCTGACCTCGTTCCTGACGGTCCTGATCGTGGTGGGTTTCTTCCTTTACATCGGCATGAAGCTGTTCCCGATGTACCAGGAGTACTACGCCGTGCGCTCGGCGATGAAGAGCCTGGCCAAGGAGCCCGGCATCGGCAGCATGGCGCCGGCCAACATCCAGGACCTGTTCTTCAAGCGGCTGTACATCAACTACTCGGAAAACGTGAAGCCGTCCAACGTCAAGTTCGACCGTCGAGATGATGGATGGACCCTCAATGTCAGCTACGAAGTGCGCCGCCCGCTGGTCGGCAACCTGGACGTGGTTGGCAAGTTCGATTCCTCACAGGACCTGACCCGTAGCGGTGCCGAATAA